A segment of the Prochlorococcus sp. RS04 genome:
AGGAAAACTTGATTTCAGCAGGTTTGAAAAATTTTGAAATAACAGGAAGGCCAAAACATCTTTATGGCATCTGGAGCAAAATGGAAAGACAACAAAAGCATTTTCACGAGATTTATGATGTTGCTGCCCTAAGAATTATCGTGGACAATTCAGATAGTTGTTATAGAGCTTTAGCAGTTGTTCATGATACTTTCAAACCAATTCCAGGTAGATTTAAAGACTATATAGGATTACCAAAACCCAATGGATATCAATCCTTACACACTTCTGTGATTGGAAGACATCGACCTATTGAAGTTCAAATTAGAACTACTTCGATGCATCAAATTGCTGAATATGGTATTGCCGCACATTGGCAATATAAAGAGGGTGGTTCTCCTGCTAAAAGTAATGCCGAGAGATTTAATTGGCTTAGACAATTAGTAGAATGGCAACAAGAAGGAAATGAAAGGGATCATAATGATTATTTAGCTTCAATTAAAGAAGATTTATTTGATGAAGAAGTATTTGTAATCACTCCAAAAGGAGATGTTGTTGGTTTAAGGAAAGGATCTACCGCGATAGATTTCGCCTACAGAATCCATTCTGAAGTTGGAAATCACTGTAATGGAATAAGAATTAATGAAAAGCTTTCTCCATTATCTACAGCACTTCAAAATGGTGACTTCATAGAAATTTTGACAAATAATAATGCTACTCCAAGCTTGGATTGGCTGAACTTTGTAGTTACGCCAACTGCTAAAAATAGAATTCGCCAATGGTATAAGAAAAGCCATCGTGATGAAACGATTAAAAGAGGTAGAGATTTACTTGAAAAAGAAGTAGGTAGAAACGGTTTTGAAGCATTACTTTCTAGTGAAGCCATGAAAAAAGTTGCAAATCGATGCAATTTAAAAACTACTGAAGACCTTCTTGCATCTCTTGGTTTTGGTGGTTTGACTTTGCATCAAGTATTAAACAGACTAAGAGAAGAAATAAAATTACAGACAGAAGATGTTAAAAATGATTCTGACTCTGAAATAGCAAAATCACTTAAAAGTAATAATAATTTATCCACTAATCAATCTAATAAAGCAGCAAAAACACCAATTTCCGGGATAGAAGGTCTTGATTACAGAATAGGTAAATGCTGTTCCCCACTCCCAGGCGAGGATATTATCGGAACTGTGTCGCTCGGCAATCATGGGATAACTATACATAGGGAAGATTGTGAAAATGTAATACCAATTCCAATAGAGAGAAGATTACCTGTCGGTTGGAATCAAGATAATAAAACTGGCGATAATAAGTTTCCAATTCAGCTACGAATAGAAGTAATTGATCGAGTTGGAGTTCTTAAAGATATTCTTATGCGGTTATCTGATAAAGGTATAAACGTTAGTGATGCCAATGTTAAAACTGCTTATGGTAAACCAGCTATTATAAATCTTTGTGTAGGTCTTGAAAGTTATAATCAACTTCACAAAACAATTGAACAAATTAAATCAATGGCAGATGTTTTAGATATTGCCAGAGTTGGGCAAAGTTAATTTTAAAATCAGATCAATCTATCTTTTACTTTTTATCTTGTAGATAAAGAAAACAATACTGCCGCAAATCAAAGCTAATAAAATACCTACACAAGATGAACCTAAGAGTAATTTTAGGGAAAAAATTCTACCTTGTTTCCATAAGTCATCAATAACTAAACTTTTTTCAAGAATTTTATTAGAAGGATTATTTAAAAAAATCGAACCAACTTTATAGTTAAAATAATAAAGTGGAATATAAGTAAAAGGGTTGCTGATCCAGGTACCAATTGCAGCTAGAACAATATTTCCCTTAGCTATTTTCGCAAAAAATACTCCCATTAAAGTCTGAAAACCAAAAAAAGGAAAGCAACCACTAAATACCCCTATAGCTAAACCTTTAGCATTAAAGAAAGGACTTCCATTCTGACTCCTAAATAATGATAGAATTTTCTTATAGGTAATATCTCTTTTAAATCTCATTCAGAAAGAAAATTTCAAAATTAAATTCTTGATAATCTTACTTAATTATCCATAACAAAGCGAGAGATGGATTCGATATTTACTACAGAAGATACGATAGCCGCAATTGCTTCAGCTATAAGTATTGGGAAGGGAGGAGTTGCGATAATAAGAGTATCAGGGAAAGACGCAATAAATTCTTGCAAAAAGATTGTTCAAACTAAATCTAAATATGCATGGGAATCACATAGGGTTTTTCGTGGTTTTATTCAGGAAAATAAACAAAATAAATTTATAGATGAGGTTTTAATTTTAGTTATGAAATCCCCAAATAGCTTCACAGGAGAGGATGTAGTTGAACTTCATTGCCATGGCGGAATTATCATAGTAAATAAAGTTTTAAAGATATTATTATCTAGTAATTCTAGAGTTAGGCTTGCAAACCCAGGAGAATTTAGTCAAAGAGCTTTTCTTAATGGAAAAATAGACCTTACTCAAGCCGAGTCGATTAATC
Coding sequences within it:
- a CDS encoding RelA/SpoT family protein, with product MSEAAANSKEKNEIEVSKTILPENKKYESESLNYQIKIPDWLLKDIHNFEKSNKENDENQNLIVKAFKLAYKAHDGQFRASGEPYIIHPVAVANLLKEIGASSSVIAAGLLHDVVEDTGIDLSEIETNFGLEVKILVEGVTKLGGIHFNNRTEAQAENLRKMFLAMASDIRVVLVKLADRLHNMRTIEWLNDEKKLRIARETREIYAPLANRLGINRFKWELEDLAFKFLEPKEYLDLKDQIAVKRSDREKRLKVTLNLMKENLISAGLKNFEITGRPKHLYGIWSKMERQQKHFHEIYDVAALRIIVDNSDSCYRALAVVHDTFKPIPGRFKDYIGLPKPNGYQSLHTSVIGRHRPIEVQIRTTSMHQIAEYGIAAHWQYKEGGSPAKSNAERFNWLRQLVEWQQEGNERDHNDYLASIKEDLFDEEVFVITPKGDVVGLRKGSTAIDFAYRIHSEVGNHCNGIRINEKLSPLSTALQNGDFIEILTNNNATPSLDWLNFVVTPTAKNRIRQWYKKSHRDETIKRGRDLLEKEVGRNGFEALLSSEAMKKVANRCNLKTTEDLLASLGFGGLTLHQVLNRLREEIKLQTEDVKNDSDSEIAKSLKSNNNLSTNQSNKAAKTPISGIEGLDYRIGKCCSPLPGEDIIGTVSLGNHGITIHREDCENVIPIPIERRLPVGWNQDNKTGDNKFPIQLRIEVIDRVGVLKDILMRLSDKGINVSDANVKTAYGKPAIINLCVGLESYNQLHKTIEQIKSMADVLDIARVGQS
- a CDS encoding DUF2062 domain-containing protein; the encoded protein is MRFKRDITYKKILSLFRSQNGSPFFNAKGLAIGVFSGCFPFFGFQTLMGVFFAKIAKGNIVLAAIGTWISNPFTYIPLYYFNYKVGSIFLNNPSNKILEKSLVIDDLWKQGRIFSLKLLLGSSCVGILLALICGSIVFFIYKIKSKR